The following are encoded together in the Bombus vancouverensis nearcticus unplaced genomic scaffold, iyBomVanc1_principal scaffold0018, whole genome shotgun sequence genome:
- the LOC143304072 gene encoding uncharacterized protein LOC143304072, with translation MAAASLSFQCLLGKHAQLRCSPITRTSSFELFCASVIDVRTMFAESFPSEVPFQTSLPKRKRDSEEPMGDSGGPIKRMRPCDKPRVSEWLEELFNIGAEAVSKLGFDDLVTFDENFFDAETVVLEREPPLVEIVDTDRCVKVRFANEIPEEVLEAHLRHHASGRKGISPVVRYWCMREFSELYPGAPCFDFDLV, from the exons atggctgcagcatcattatcatttcaatgtttactgggtaaacacgcgcagctccgctgctctcccataacaaggacctcctccttcgagttgttttgc gcttcggtgatcgacgttcgaacaatgtttgcggagtcgtttccatcagaggttcctttccagacttccctg cccaagcgaaagagggattccgaagaacccatgggcgactcgggaggaccaatcaaacgcatgcggccctgtgataaaccacgagtatcagagtggttggaggaactattcaacattggtgccgaggccgtgtcgaaattgggctttgacgatttggttactttcgacgagaatttcttcgatgcagagaccgtcgtattggagagggaaccccctctggttgaaatcgttgataccgatcgttgcgtgaaagttcgttttgcgaatgaaattcccgaagaggttttggaggcacatcttcgtcaccacgcttctgggagaaagggaatttcccctgttgtgcgctattggtgtatgcgtgagttcagcgaactttatcccggagctccttgcttcgattttgatttagtgtag